From Quercus lobata isolate SW786 chromosome 1, ValleyOak3.0 Primary Assembly, whole genome shotgun sequence, one genomic window encodes:
- the LOC115954938 gene encoding glucan endo-1,3-beta-glucosidase-like — MALSKKPVMAALLLLFLLISTSSISAQSIGVNYGTVADNLPPATDVITLYTTNGIGKMRIFDPNQATLQALKGSNIEVIVGVVNNDLQGLATSPATANTWVQTNIIPYPDVKISYIAAGNEIKPSDPLAQYVGPAIQNLNNAITASNLQIKVSTVIDMSLLGNSFPPSAGSFSDSASSYINAIVSILVSTNAPLLANVYPYFAYTSDPTNIKLEYALFTSPGVVVQDGNLGYQNLFDAILDSLYSAIEKIGGANLTVIVTESGWPSDGDSGVAATVDNAGTYYKNLISHVKNGTPKKPGPLETYLFAMFDEDQKGPAETEKHFGLFSPTKEPKYQLTFT, encoded by the exons ATGGCTTTAAGTAAGAAACCTGTTATGGCTGCGCTATTGCTACTATT tttattgatatcaaCATCCTCCATTT CTGCACAATCTATAGGTGTAAATTATGGAACAGTTGCTGATAATTTACCACCTGCAACTGATGTAATAACATTGTACACCACCAATGGCATAGGGAAAATGAGGATTTTTGATCCAAATCAAGCAACCCTCCAAGCCCTAAAAGGATCCAACATAGAGGTCATTGTTGGAGTTGTTAACAATGACCTTCAAGGTCTTGCCACTAGTCCTGCAACTGCAAATACTTGGGTGCAGACAAACATAATTCCCTACCCTGATGTCAAAATTAGTTACATTGCTGCTGGGAATGAAATAAAGCCGAGTGATCCATTAGCCCAATATGTTGGACCAGCCATACAGAACTTAAACAATGCAATTACAGCttctaatttacaaattaaagttTCAACAGTAATAGACATGTCATTGTTGGGCAATTCTTTCCCTCCATCTGCAGGCTCATTTAGTGATAGTGCAAGTTCATACATAAATGCAATTGTTAGCATCCTAGTAAGCACTAATGCACCACTTCTTGCCAATGTGTACCCATATTTTGCCTACACAAGTGACCCAACAAACATTAAGCTTGAATATGCCTTATTTACTTCACCAGGGGTTGTGGTACAAGATGGTAACTTAGGGTATCAAAATCTCTTTGATGCAATTCTGGATTCTCTCTACTCTGCTATTGAGAAGATTGGTGGAGCCAATTTGACTGTCATTGTAACGGAGAGTGGTTGGCCATCAGATGGAGACAGTGGTGTAGCAGCAACAGTTGATAATGCTGGCACTTATTACAAGAATTTGATTAGTCATGTGAAGAATGGGACTCCAAAGAAGCCTGGACCATTAGAAACTTACTTGTTTGCTATGTTTGATGAAGACCAAAAGGGTCCAGCAGAAACTGAGAAACATTTTGGTCTATTCTCACCCACCAAGGAACCCAAGTACCAACTAACTTTCACTTAA